GCTGGAGCAGCTGATTCACAGCTCAGTCAGACTCTCCTCCAGTCAGACAGTGAGGAGTCCAGTGTTGGACACTTAGAGATCCTACACAGCCACAATGTGGACAGTGAGTCGTCTAGAGTcccagtgagagagtgaatgataGCTGGTGTGtaaatggagctccatcttgtgtgtgtgttgtaacaGAGCTCTGCACAGGCAGCAGtggaggacagtgagaggatcTTTACTGAGCTGATCCGCTCCATTGAGAAAAAGCGCTCTGAGGTAACagagctgatcagagctcaGGAGGAGGCTGAACTGAGTGGAGCTGAAGAACTCCTGGAGCAACTGGAGCAGGAGATTGCTGATCTAAAGAGGAgagacactgagctggagcagctttCACACACAGAGGATCACGTCCAGTTCCTCCAGGTAAACATCACTGTCTGATCTATTCTTTTTCTAGAATAGCTACATTTATCTCAATGCATTGTGTTTCTCCCTGTAGAGCTTccagtctctctgtgtctcttctgGATCTGAGGACTCCTTCAGCGTCACTGTCCATCAACATCTCTCATATGATGGAGTgaggaaatctctctctgatctgaagGAGAGACTAGAGGAATTCTGCAAGCAGGAATTCAGGAAAATCTCTCCACATGGTAAGAGGAGCTTCCAGCTGTGAAACAGTGATGAACATCTTTACTGTTCAGAGTAAAAATCAGACacaagattaaaataaaaaaggcctTTGATGTTAAATGAAGTCATATTTTCACTTGATGGCCGACATCAGGCAGCCTAAATATATTCACTGTATTTCATGAAGTCCTGTTCATAGTTTGATGGATGaatttaaacagtttattttgAAACAGAAACAAATTAAGAAAGAATATTCAGcatttacatattcatatatttatttatttatatttacatacagtagagagagagagaaagagagagacagagagagagagagagagagagagagagagactgagtttATTCtggtaaaatgaaaaatgagtaacaGACACATTTcagcacttttcattttctgtctccACAGTTTCAGCAGTTCAGATGATTTCACCCTCAGAGCCACAAAGCAGAGAAGATTTTCTACAGTGtatgtacacaacacacacacacacacacacaatacacacacacaatacacacacacacaatacacacactcacacacacacacacacacacacacacacacactcacacacacacacacacacacacacacacatacaatacacacacacacacacacacacacatccacacacacaatacacacacacacacacagacacacactctcacacacacacacacacaatgcacacacacacacacacacacaatacacacacacacacatccacacacacaatacacacacacagtacacacacacacacacagtacacacacacacacaaaatacacacacgcacacacacacaatacacacacacacacacagagacacacacacacacacatatacacacagtaaTATGAATGTTATACTTTTGTTCAATGATGAATTTcctaaaataatagaaatatgAACTGAATGAAACATTGTTATCCTCTCATtctgaaatgtttatatttctttCCTCTTTGTTAGATTTCCGTCGTCTGACTCTGGATCCCAACACAGTGAATCAGGTCCTCAGACTGtctgaggagaacagagtggtGACGTTCAGTGGGAACGACCAGCATTACTCTGatcatccagagagatttgaGTACTGGTATCAGGTGTTGAGTAAGGAGAGTGTGAgtggacgctgttactgggaggttGAGTGGAGCAGTGCTGGATATGATCTGTACATCTCAGTCTCATATAAAGGGATCAGCAGGAAAGGACGAGGTAATGAAAGATGGTTTGGCCGTAACATTCAGTCCTGGAGTCTGCAGTgtcctccttcctctctctctttctatcacaACAACATTCAGACTAAGATCTCATCCTCCTCCAGAATAGGAGTGTATGTGGATCACAGTGCAGGaactctgtccttctacagcgtCTCTGACACACTGACCCTCCTACACACAGTCCACACCACATTCACTCAGCCGCTCTATGCTGGATTCTGGATTGATGGTTCGATTGGGTTTAGTGGTGGAACTGTGAGGTTGTGTGATCCAAAATGATGTGTATGTTGTAAATCTCGGTTCCGTTGTTGCACGATTCAATATGTCATGCTGTGAAAATGTTCAGACCCCATTCCCTCAGCTTCCTGGGTGGGTGTGGTTGTGTCAGCTGTTTGAGTCTTAAAGAAACTAAGATAATGAGTCTAAAGTCTTTTCAGTAACAGAGCTGAATGAAAATGTCTGTGTGCAGTGATAAACTGTGCTTTGGAGAAAAGTAGAAGAATCCTGTGTTCTAATCCCACTGAGCTACAAACTCTTACAGCCTTATAGTAGCTAGATTTCCACTGATTTAATGTACATCTGGCACCAATACAGTTCAAGAAatcattaaaaacagttttggtACCATTATTTTATAGAAATGCTTTACATAAAGAAAAactaatgaaatatattttgttttattgaaaataaaaagttttgctTCCCATGAAAAACATCAGTATTAGTGTATTAGTTTATTATTAGTGTATTCAATAAATACATGCAGGTATTTTTCTGTATAAGGTTAAAAAACATTGACCACTTATGTGAAGGACTTCATTAATTGGTCtcattataaaacattaaaacatacacTGGGGTCCTAAAGTGGGGTCCACAAGTCAAAATGCCATTTTGCTTTTCTTGCTTATTTAGTACAAAGTTTTTCATCACAAATTAGATCATCAGCCTAACAGCttgagtgaaaagtagaatTACATCAGAATTTCTTCATATTTGGTACAGCATCTTCCTGTTTTGAGTTAATGACACTTGAGCTGCCATGGACTCCAAAAGTTCATGCCAAAGCCTTTGATGAGTAGATCAGCTCCTCCTGAGAGTTGTCTGAACATGAGTTTCAGTGGAAGAGAAAAGACCAAAGCAACATCGAGGCCTCCTCTGATCCAGAGATGTACCAGGACGTTCAGCTCTGCATTTCTCAGATGGTCGTCCTCTTTGTGATCTTGTGGGAAGCTGCTCTCTCTTTGCACCTGGTGAAACAGGATTATTCAGATTGGTGGTCTCATCTTCATGCTTGGTGGTTCTGCTGCCGTCCCCCTCCTCAGCCaactgtgtgtctctgtggttTTTTGGAGGTTGTTATTTGGAATTCAGCCACAGGTTCCCCTCCAGCCAGTAATGCTCTAGATAAAACCTAGTAAACTGCTGCCTACAGTGAGACGCACATGAAGATCCTACATCAGGACAATCatgaagaaaatgcagagtatactgaattcctttaaaaaataaaagactcTTTATCCTCCTACATTTTAGACTCCAGAGACTTTAGAGCAGTGCTGTGCTGCCCCTCTGTGGTGATGTAGAGGACTGCATTATCACTCTGCTataaaccatgaacactcatctCACCATATCTGGAACTCTAagcataaaaatatgatttacagGATCTTTCACTCCACAGCTCTCCTTCCACTGAAGCGCCAAACTTTATTCACCAGATATTTTCTCAATCATAGAAACACTTCCTGTTTATAAATCTTTGTCTTTTAAGGATCCAAACCTCATAAACCAAACTGACTAAATTAAatctgtagaaacatctcagaTGCAGTTTTCTGTACTTTTATAATCCAGATATATTTTTCCCTGCATGGATTGTGTCTCTGATAAAGTATGGAGACTGAAAAATAACCAAACCTCGTCCACTTAGTAGCTGGACCCTCCTTAGACCAGTTTACATTATTGTGACCCCAATAAAGTCATTATCAGTTCAAACAACAGTTAAAGGAACAGATTCAAATTCATGTTAAATGTGTGAAGAGAAGAAGTTCAGTAttagaaaacagcacaaaaggtCCAAACACACTGGATTCAATTCATTTAGACCCACAAACATTCAGAACTCCTTCAGTAATTTGTCagtgtataaaatgtgccagtTTAGCTTTTCCCTCTCTACACATTTAAACTGGAGCAACACCGACTTTAATTCTAATAGAATCAACATGAAACTTCATGTGTGAACTTTCTGCTCTGCTGTATCGACTATTTTGGTAGAAGAAACACTAATAATCATTTCACTAATAAGTTCTGAGTTAGAATATCTGTAAACACTGagcttttaataaaaaataatcattcAGATTATTCTGACCAATCAAATCCTTCCACATGTAGCCCCTCCCACTCTGCTGCTCCCTCATTTCAGAGAAAACGaaactgatctcagagagctgctctgcctcagactGTGAGAGGAGGAAGATGGCCAGTGTTTCAGTAGATCAGGAccagttcagctgtccagtctgTCTGGATCTGCTGAAGGATCCAGTGACGACGTCCTGTGGACACAGTTACTGTATGGTGTGTATTAATGGCTGCTGGGATCAGGAGGATCAGAGGGGGGTCTACAGCTGCCCCCAGTGCAGAGAGACCTTCACTCCAAGGCCTGTTCTACGCAGAAACAACATGCTGGCTGAAGTGgtggagaaactgaagaagaCAGAACTCCAAGCTggttctcctgctctctgttaCGCTGGACCTGGAGATGTGGAGTGTGATTCCTGCACTGGGAGAAAACGCAAAGCCATCAAGTCCTGTTTGGTGTGTCTGGCTTCTTACTGTGAAGCTCATCTTAAACCTCACTATCAGTCTCCTGCCTTTAAGAAGCACAAGCTGGTCGAAGCCTCTAAACAGCTACAAGAGAAGATCTGCTCTAAGcatgatgaagtgatgaagatCTACTGTCGTACTGACCAGCAGGTGGTCTGTTATTTGTGTACGATGGATAAACACAGAGGCCACGATACAGTAGCAGCTtcagcagaaagaaaagagaaacaggtGAGAAGTTTGAATTTCTGATCTAGAATCTGATTCTTTACTGAATCACACACTTTATACAGACGGTCAGTTTATGGGACAGTgatactgaaaatgtgtgtgattttggTAGGAAAGTGTTAAATAAACCTACCGTTACTTACTGTTAGTGACAAACCAGTCAAACAGGTCAGCAAACCTCTGACCAGCCAACGCCCGTCTTCCAGCATATTTACAGCTTTATTGAGCTCACATGTAGAACTAGAGTGAACTTTAACTCTTCAGCTGCTGTTCATATGAACCACAATACAAATTCTTTCTCCTCAGAATGAGCTGAAGGAGGAGCAGAGGAGATCTCAGCAGAGACttcaggagaaagagaagaagctgCAGGAGGTGAAACAGGCTGTGAAGACTCTTAAGGTGAGTAGTGAACAGAGATCTGCTGGAGCAGCTGATTCACAGCTCAGTCAGACTCTCCTCCAGTCAGACAGTGAGGAGTCCAGTGTTGGACACTTAGAGATCCTACACAGCCACAATGTGGACAGTGAGTCGTCTAGAGTcccagtgagagagtgaatgataGCTGGTGTGtaaatggagctccatcttgtgtgtgtgttgtaacaGAGCTCTGCACAGGCAGCAGtggaggacagtgagaggatcTTTACTGAGCTGATCCGCTCCATTGAGAAAAAGCGCTCTGAGGTAACagagctgatcagagctcaGGAGGAGGCTGAACTGAGTGGAGCTGAAGAACTCCTGGAGCAACTGGAGCAGGAGATTGCTGATCTAAAGAGGAgagacactgagctggagcagctttCACACACAGAGGATCACATCCAGTTCCTCCAGGTAACCAGCACTGAGTCTCAGCAAGGTTCTGAAATGTCTC
This genomic interval from Pygocentrus nattereri isolate fPygNat1 chromosome 4, fPygNat1.pri, whole genome shotgun sequence contains the following:
- the LOC108441127 gene encoding tripartite motif-containing protein 16-like yields the protein MASVSVDQDQFSCPVCLDLLKDPVTTSCGHSYCMVCINGCWDQEDQRGVYSCPQCRETFTPRPVLRRNNMLAEVVEKLKKTELQAGSPALCYAGPGDVECDSCTGRKRKAIKSCLVCLASYCEAHLKPHYQSPAFKKHKLVEASKQLQEKICSKHDEVMKIYCRTDQQVVCYLCTMDKHRGHDTVAASAERKEKQNELKEEQRRSQQRLQEKEKKLQEVKQAVKTLKSSAQAAVEDSERIFTELIRSIEKKRSEVTELIRAQEEAELSGAEELLEQLEQEIADLKRRDTELEQLSHTEDHIQFLQKFQSLCVSSGSEDSPSITVHQHLSFDGVRKSLSDLKRRLEKFLNEEISQISPYSERTGSSVKPLDRSSVWSKVGVQMISASKPRTREEFLQYYCHLTLDPNTAAYYLSLSEKNRVVTESGRFHHYPDHPERFDFCFQVLSKESVSGRCYWEVDWGSNGYMAIAVSYKGIRRKGETNDSEFGLNSQSWSLKCDFPCTKPLNFLHNNIQTEISASPSSRIGVYVDHSAGTLSFYRISRTMTLLHTVHTTFTQPLYAGFMLYGGSVRLLNPR